The sequence TCCAAAAGTGAAAGCAACAGGGTCCTGATCGTGGATGCCCTCACAGAAGGCCAAAACCAAATCTCCAACCTCGCCGAAGCCCGCGATACCCAGACCATGATCCGGCTACTGGCCGAGGATCCGGAAACATTGGACGTACTCGACGCGGGCACGACCATGCGGTTCCTGACCGCTTATGCTGCCCTTACCAATCGCCGCAAAACACTTACCGGAACACCAAGGATGTGCGAAAGGCCCATAGGAATCCTGGTCGATGCCTTAAGGGCAATCGGGGCAAAAATCGAATACAAAGGAAAGGAAGGCTATCCGCCGATGGAAACCCTCGGGTTTGAAAAGCAACTGACCAACAAGGTACAGATAAGAGGTGATGTCAGCAGCCAGTATATCTCTGCACTGTTGATGAATGCCCCGCTTTTGCCGGAAGGACTGACACTTGAGCTTACGGGAAAAATTGGTTCCAAGACCTATATCACCATGACCTTGGAGCTGATGAAACAATTCGGAATAGCCTACTCCTTTGAAGGCAACACCATTTCTATCGCTCCCCAATCCTACAAAAACACCTCCTTCGCGGTAGAAAGTGACTGGTCTGGTGCAAGTTATTGGTTCAGCTTGCTGGCATGTGCCGATGAAGGAAGTTTCTTCCTGAAAGGCCTGAAGGAAAATAGCCTCCAAGGCGATTCAAAAATCGTAGAGATCATGGACAAACTGGGGGTACAAAGTGAATTTAAGGATGACGGCATCCTATTGACCAAAAAAGCCATCACAGGGTTGGGAAGCTATGATTTCACACATTGCCCCGACCTCGCCCAGACCGTGGCGGTTACTTGCGCCCTGATCGGGCAAAAAAGCCAATTCACTGGATTGGAAAGCCTTCGCATCAAAGAAACCGACAGGATCTACGCCTTACAACAGGAACTGGCAAAATTCAATGCGAAATTGGAAGAAGGCGAAAACGGTGCATTTACCGTGATCCCTTCCACTGATATCCCGGCTAACGTGACCATTGAAACTTATGATGATCACCGCATGGGCATGGCGTTTATGCCATTGGTTACCAAGACATCGGTGACCCTCCTCGACAAGGAAGTGGTCAACAAGTCTTACCCAAGTTTCTGGAAACACTGCGTGCTAGCAGGAATAGAGGCCCAATAAAAGGACTTCCATTGGGCGGCTCCGCCAGAAGACACATCCTGTCCTTTGCTGCGGCAATAAACACCGTCTTCAGGCCTCGCAAGCTCATTATTTTAAACATTAATTGGTAAAACAAGTGACCTCGACACCACATCAGCAAAAAGTAGCCATCCAAGGAATCAAAGGCTCCTACCATTACCAGGTGGCCCTGAACCAATTTGGCCAAGACATTCATGTCATCGAGTGCCTGACCTTTTCGGACCTTGTCAAAAGCATCACTTCGAATGATGCTGACATTGGTGTTTTGGCACTGGAAAATTCCATAGCCGGGGCCATCCTTCCCAATTATGACCTGATGGACAGAAACAACCTTCAGGTCATAGGTGAATTTTACCTCCCCATTTCGCATCAATTAATGGTGCTAAAGGGGCAATCCATTGACGACATCACCGAAGTCCGGTCACACCCCATGGCCTTGCTGCAGTGCAAGGCTTTCTTTGAACAATATCCGCAAATCAAATTGATCGAAGATTTGGACACGGCATCAGTGGCCAAGGAAATCAGTGAACAGCACCTCCAAGGAGTGGGAGCCATTGCCGGAAAGTCAGCCGCTGAATTTTACGGACTGGATATTTTAGCCTCTGATATTCAAACCATCAAAAACAACATCACGCGTTTCTGTATCGTTAAAAATGCAGCTGACGCCAAACCGGTAATAGGGTTTGACAAGGCTTCGATCAAGGTCACCATTAAAAACGAACAAGGCAGCTTGGCCAAGGTCCTCACGACCATGAGTGCCTATCGGCTGGATTTGACCAAGATCCAGTCATTGCCCGTCATCGACCAACCGTGGCATTATGCCTTTTTCATTGACTTGCTCTTCGAAAACCTAGAGGATTACCAACAGGCCCTGAAAGAGCTGAAAGCCAATGGCCATCAAATCAAAGTTTTGGGAGAATACAAAAACACAAAATAGCCGCCATGATCGCTCCAGCACATCGCCTTGCCAACGTCAAAGAATACTACTTTTCCAAAAAGTTACGTGAGGTCGCCCGCCTGAAAGCGGAGGGGCATCCCATCATCAACATGGGCATTGGCAGCCCTGACCTGCCGCCGCACCCAAGTGTTACCGAAGCCCTGAACCACTCCAGCGCACAACCGACGTCCCATGGCTACCAAAGCTACCAAGGCATTCCGGCCTTGCGGGAAGCCATTGCCAGTTTTTATCAAAAACACTACGCGGTTTCCCTTTCCCCTACCGACGAAATATTGCCCATGATGGGCTCCAAAGAAGCCATCATGCACATATCATTGGCTTACCTTAACCCCGGCGACAAGGTACTGATTCCCAACCCCGGCTACCCTACCTATTCTTCTGTCACCGAATTGGTCGGAGCCAAAGCGGTTTATTACGATCTCAAAGAGGAAAACCAATGGCTTCCGGACATCGGCCAGCTGGAAGAACTGGCGCAATCAGGCATTAAGCTGATGTGGATCAACTATCCCCACATGCCCACCGGTGCCAATGCCTCCCGAGAGGCCTTGGAAGCACTGGTCACTTTTGCCAAAAAGCATCAGATCCTATTGGTCAACGACAATCCATACAGCTTTATCCTCACGCAGAGTCCAATCAGTATCCTATCCATTGACGGCGCAAAGGACATTGCCTTAGAATTGAATTCGCTCAGCAAGACCTTTAACATGCCCGGATGGAGAGTGGGCATGCTCTGCGGTCAGGCCAGCTACTTACAGGAAGTCCTAAAGGTCAAAAGCAACATGGACTCGGGGATGTTCCTGGGCATCCAGGAAGGTGCCATTGCAGCCTTGAACCTCGATCAAAGGTGGTTTGACCAGATGGACGCCATCTACCACAAAAGACGGGAAGCCGTTTGGAAATTGGCAGAAAGGGTTGGTGCCATTTGTGAGCGAAACAGTGCTGGAATGTTTGTTTGGGCAAAACTGGCCACCCAAACCACCCCTTCAGCACTTGTGGACAAGCTGTTGTACGAAAACCATATCTTTATCACGCCGGGAGACATTTTTGGGAGTAATGGACATGGCTACATCAGGTTCTCCTTGTGCGTGCCGGAAAACCTGATCCAGGAAGCTTTTGACCGGGTAAACAGCACTTGGACAAAATAAAAGGACAGAAAACACGATCCATATGAAGCAAATTCACATTATCGGACTTGGTCTTTTGGGCGGCTCTTTTTCACTTGGGCTCAAAAAAGCCTTGACGGGACTATCTGTTTCCGGATTTGACTTAAACAAGGGCCACCTGCAAGAAGCCTTGTCACTCGGCATCATCGATCGGGTCAGCGAAACCGTTCCTGCAGACACCGACTTGGTCATCGTGGCCACACCGGTGGATACCATCAGTGGAATTGTCAGTCGTTTGCTCGATCATATTCCCCCTGAAACCCTTGTTGTAGATTTTGGCTCTACCAAAGAACATATCTGCTCTTCCGTATCCGGTCACGCCCATCGCCAAAACTTCCTGGCCGCCCACCCCATCGCCGGCACAGAGTATGCAGGTCCTTCGGCTGCTTTTCCAGACCTTCTGAAAGGAAAGATCATGATCTTGTGCGAAACGGATAAAACGGGTCCGGACCTTTGTAAGAAAGCCTATCGAGCTTTTGAAGCCCTTGAAATGCAAATCCGCATCATGGGGCCGCACGAGCACGACAACCAGCTCGCTTTCGTATCCCATTTGTCGCATATCAGCTCGTTTATGCTCGGCAAAACCGTACTCGATAAAATGGAGGATGACAAACACATCCTGAACATGGCTGGGAGCGGATTTGCCTCCACCGTCAGGCTGGCCAAAAGTTCACCATCGATGTGGACGCCTATCATGAAAGAAAACAAAGAAAATATCCTTGAAGCATTGAATGGCTACATCGAAAACCTGGCATCCTTCAGAGACCACCTGGTAAATGACCAATACGAGGAATTGTCAAAAAACATGAAAAATGCCAATCAGATCGGTCAAATCTTAAACTTTAAGAGCTGAGAAATACACTCACAAAGACTTAAAATAATCCATCGCCAAACGCAACCGGCTGCCATACCAAGAAAACATTTCTCCATCCACCAGCATCACCTTGGCCCTTGGAAATTCCTTTTGTAGGACTCTTGCGTGTTTGGCTTGAAAAGGAAATGGCTCAGAGCTCAGCATGATGACATCGGGAACTAACTCCCGAATCTCCTCCAAGGTCACCTCAGGGTAACGATCTTGCCCAATCAGGTTTTCAAATCCTGCCTGGGCCAGCATCTCATGAATGAACGTCTTCTTGCCAGCGGCCATGTAAGGTCCTTGCCAAATCAGGTAGACTGCAGTCCCTTTTTTTTCAAGGCCGGAACGAAACCGACTACCGATCTCCTGCACCAATTCCTTGGCCATATCATTTCTACCGGTGAGCTGTCCCACCCCTTCCATCATCTCAAGGGCATCCTCCAAGGTGAAAATATCGCTCATCCATACCGGATATTTGGCCACCAAGCGCTCAATGCCTTCCTTATAATTCTCCTCCTTGTTGCCAATGATCAAATCCGGCTCTAATTGGTCAATCACCTCAAAACGGAAATGCTTTGTTCCACCGATAATGGCCTTTTTCTGACGAAGACCAGATGGATGGACACAAAACTTCGTCACCCCCACCAACTGCTGTTCCAACCCCAAATCAACCAATAATTCTGTCTGTGAGGGCACCAAGGAAACAATGCGTTTAGGAACACCCTGCACCCTTACTTCCCGACCCATCTGATCCATATATGGTTTAGTAGTCATTTGCTTTTTTACTTAAAATCGAATCTAAAAAAAATCCCCGAATGCTCCGGGGAATTTTTTAATATTAAACCGTATGAAGAAAATCTTTAAGCATCTATCGTATAATGCTGTGGGAAGCAGGGAAACAACTCCCTCCCCTAAATAGCTCATTTTATATTTGGGTCTATACCCTGACCGGGCATACATATGTCAAATTTACAAAAGTTTTTGAAACAAATAAACTTTCATTTACCTATTTTTATAAAATATTTAACCAAATCCTAAACAGTAAATCAAAGGTTAAAAGTCGGAAATCTATGCGATCACAAATTAACACAACCAAACTTATTAAAACGATTTAAAGATATACAAACTAAAAAATAAATTTTACCTCAAATAAAACAATACACACAAAATAAAATATCGAGCAAAGTATCACCAAGATCGTTCATCGATCATAAGCCCTACATATTCAAAAAATTTCGTTTCCTTTAATTCACTAACCTCCATCAAATCCAGAAGCCGAAGCATGGATTCATTTTACTGTTTCTTTAAAATTCGGGGAATTCACGTATTTGACGATACGTTCCTGATGTGACATCAAACGCCAAGCACACGTGCTGCAAACCGTTACTGATGGCCATGAACCGGGCCTTAATGGTTTTGTTGTACACGCAGACCTGTTCGACCACTTTTTGGTTAAGCTTCACTTCAGGGGCTTTGCATTCCACCAACAAAAACGGTTGTCCAGACCTGTCCAGCACCAATATATCAAAGCGTTTCTTCAGCCGGTTATATTCCAGCCCTTTTTCCAGGGCAAAAAGGCTCTTGGGATATTTTTTAAAGTTGATCAAATAATAAATGATATGTTGCCGAACCCATTCCTCTGGTGTCAATATCAAAAATTTCTTTCGTAAGGCATCAAAAATGGTTAATTTACCACTTTCTGTAGCCATTCGGAAATCAGTAGTTGGCAAGTTCAGGGGATTCTTCAAAAAGGGATAATCTGCAGCTGTCATGTCACAAATATCCATGCTTATTCTATCAAATAAAACCAAGAATGACAAAAATGAAAAGATTCCACACCATCCTGTTTGGCATTATTTTACTGTTTTCAGCTTGTGCAAAAAAAGAAAACGTAGACCTCATTGTCCATAACGGGCTGATCTATACTGTCAATGGAGCATTTGAACAGGCGGAAGCATTTGCTGTCAAGGATGGAAAATTTATTGCAGTCAATTCCAGCGAAACCATTCTAAAAAAATATTCGGCACCGAATATCATGGACCTGAAAGGTAAATTCGTTTACCCCGGATTGATCGATGCACACACCCATTTCTACCGGTATGGCACCGGGCTAAAGGTCGCCGACCTGACGGGAATCACCTCCTTTGAAGCCTTGGTCAAAACCGTCAAAGCGCACCGCAAAGCCCATCCCAACCAAGCGTGGGTTCTGGGCAGGGGCTGGGACCAAAACCTATGGCCTGAAAAATCCTTCCCTGAAAAGTCCTTATTGGACGAAGCCTTCCCCAACACCCCTGTCCTGCTTACCCGGATAGACGGCCATGCCGCCATCGCCAACCAAAAGGCCTTGGATATGGGTGAAATCACCGCCACCACCGACATCCTTGGCGGAAAAATCATCCTTCAAAACGGAGAACCTACCGGCGTACTCATTGATAACGCCATCGGCATGGTCTCCTCCAAAATCCCTGAGATTTCCACCGCAGAATCTCGTCAGGCACTGCTGGACGCCCAAGAAAATTGCTTTGCCGTAGGCCTTACTACCGTAGCAGATGCAGGGCTGGACAAGCCCATCATTGACCTCATGGAAAGCATGCAGAAAGAAGGGGACTTAAAAATGCGCATTTACGCCATGGTAAACCCCACGGAGGAGAACATGGCATACTACTTTGAAAAAGGCCCTTTCCAAAACGAATCGCTGACGGTAAGAAGTTTCAAAATTTATGGCGATGGGGCATTGGGATCCAGAGGAGCTTCCTTACTCGCCCCCTACCACGACGCCCCGGACGAACTGGGCTTTTTGTTGAACACCCCCGAAAACTTTTTGTCACTGGCCGAAGACATTCACGACCATGGCTTTCAGATGAACACCCACTGCATCGGAGACTCCGCCAACCGAACCCTATTGAACATTTATGCCAAAGTCCTGATGAAAGAAAATGACCAACGCTGGAGGATCGAACACGCCCAAGTGGTCCATCCTCAGGACGTTGAAAAATTTGCCACCTACCACATCATTCCTTCGGTTCAGCCCACACATGCCACCTCCGATATGTATTGGGCGGAAGACCGTCTTGGCGAGGAACGTGTAAAACATGCCTATATTTACAAGGACCTGTTGGAGCAAAATGGATTGATCGCGCTGGGAAGTGATTTTCCTGTGGAAAGCATCAACCCGCTTTTTGGCTTCCATGCCGCAGTGGCCCGTCAAGACGCCAACAATTGGCCCACCGATGGGTTTCAAACCGAAAACAGCCTTACCCGTCAAGAGGCTTTGAAAGGCATGACCATCTGGGCTGCTTATGCCAATTTTGAAGAAAATCTCAAGGGAAGTATTGAAAGCGGAAAACTTGCAGACTTTATCATCACCAGCAGGGATTTGATGACCGCCCCTCATGAAAACCTGCGGGAAATCAAGGTAGAAGCCACCTATATCGGGGGAGAAAAAGTTTATTGACAGCAGGAAACTTCCCACCCCACAGGAAAAACCATCGCTGTAGACAGATCAGGTTTGCCCTAGCATTAACCGTGTCTTTCGCCGGTCAATTTCCTCAAACCTCCAGGCCTATCCAGTCATTTCATTGGTCGACAGGAGCTTCCTCGAGTTTCAGATATGGCTTTACCCGGTCAAGCCAATCTTCGGAGAGGATCTTAATCCGAAGCAAATCTTCCACCCGGGCATAGGCACCATGCTGTCCGCGATAAGCCACAATCACCTTGGCTTCACCATACCTGATATAGGGATGAGCCGCCAAGTCCTTTATCCCCGCTGTATTTAAGTAGAGATAACGATCGACAGCAGGGGTAAAGGTAAAATACTCAAATACCCTCTTGGCTACCGGCACTTTAATCCCGTACACATCCAACAACTGCTCTTTACGGTGCAGGCCACCAAGGCTTTCGCGAAACTTTACGATTCTTGCTGCAAGGGTAGGCCCAATCCCCGGAACGACCTGCAAGACCACCGAGTCTGCCGCAGCAAAATCCATCTTGTTTAGCGTGGCTTGTTTACGTTGGTAAGCTTCCCACCTCCCCGTATCCTTGGCCAGGAAGGACCGATTTACGCGGGCATAACGTGCCACCGAATCCTCTTTCACTGCTTGGAACATACTGTCTGCCTTTACGAGGTATTCTTGATATTGGGCACGGGCTTCTCGGTGCTGATACCAATGAAATCCTTTGGGGACCAGTGCCAGCACCACTAATACAGGGATCACCAAGAAAAAGCCGTTGGATTCTCGCTGCGTAAAACCAAAATACTCTTGTAAAAAATAGCGTAGTCTCTTTTTCATAATATTCGCATTCTACGGAACACCATAAACGGTTAAAAAAACACCAAAAATTTGTTTAAAAGGCACTATTGCTCTGATCATTGATTTCTTCAATACCTCATAAAATAATCATATTGGAATTATTTCCAAAGATTTACCATTATTGCACTGTAAAAATCAATTAAATAGCCCACTTACTATTTAGACAGATTTTAAATTAATAAGAGCTGACAGAAATAATTCATTTCGTGGAGTTTCTGTAATAAATTTGCACCATATAACAGTACCAATAATGCAGCATAACTTTAGTGCCATAAGTCTTTCCTATAAAAACGCCCCGGTAGAGATCAGGGAAATTATAGCATTGGACGACAAGGCCATCCATTCTCTTTTGATAAAACTAAAGGAGTTTTTCAACGTGAAAGACACTTTGATTTTGTCTACCTGCAACAGGACAGAGGTGTACTATGCCCATGAACTGGATCTCAGCACAGAAATCATCAAGTTAATTGGTACTGAAAAAGGGCTGCACAATGTAGTCTCCTACCTGGAGTATTTCACCATTATTCAAGACGACAAGAAAGCCATTGAACACCTTTTCAAGGTTTCCATGGGGCTTGAAGCACAGGTGGTCGGGGATATGCAAATCTCCAATCAAGTAAAAAGGGCCTATCAAGCATCTGCCGACATGGAAATGGCCGGGCCATTCCTTCACCGTTTGATGCACACGATCTTCTTTACCAATAAGCGTGTAGTACAGGAAACGGCCTTTCGGGATGGGGCTGCCTCTGTTTCGTATGCAGCGGTGGAACTGATTGAGGAAATCACTTCCAACACCATCAATCCCCGGATTTTACTTGTGGGACTTGGAGAAATCGGTGAAGACGTCGCCAAAAACATGGTGTATGTACCAAATGCCAAAGTGACCATCACCAACAGGACTTATGAAAAAGCCCTTCAGATGGGGACTGAATTAGGGTATAACGTTATCCCCTTCGACAAAGTACACCAAGCCATGCAGGAAGCTGATGTAGTGGTGTCATCCATTTCATCCTCCCGGCCCTTCATCACCAAGGAACTGGTCAAGGCATTTGACATTAAAAGCTATAAACTTTTTGTGGATTTGTCCGTTCCTCGCAGCATCGAAACCATCGTGGAAGATGTTCCGGGCGTGCTACTTTATAACGTGGACAACATTCAAAGCAAGACCACTGAAGCACTGGAAAGAAGGCTGGCTGCTGTCCCACAAGTGGAAGGCATCATAAACGAAAGCATTGACGAGTTTTACAATTGGAAGAAAGAAATGATGGTATCTCCCACCATCAACAAGCTCAAAAATGCCTTGGAGCAGATCCGAATGGAAGAACTGGAGCGTTACATGAAAAATGCCAGTGAAGAAGAATATGCTGTGA comes from Echinicola vietnamensis DSM 17526 and encodes:
- a CDS encoding prephenate dehydratase, with the translated sequence MTSTPHQQKVAIQGIKGSYHYQVALNQFGQDIHVIECLTFSDLVKSITSNDADIGVLALENSIAGAILPNYDLMDRNNLQVIGEFYLPISHQLMVLKGQSIDDITEVRSHPMALLQCKAFFEQYPQIKLIEDLDTASVAKEISEQHLQGVGAIAGKSAAEFYGLDILASDIQTIKNNITRFCIVKNAADAKPVIGFDKASIKVTIKNEQGSLAKVLTTMSAYRLDLTKIQSLPVIDQPWHYAFFIDLLFENLEDYQQALKELKANGHQIKVLGEYKNTK
- a CDS encoding prephenate dehydrogenase, which produces MKQIHIIGLGLLGGSFSLGLKKALTGLSVSGFDLNKGHLQEALSLGIIDRVSETVPADTDLVIVATPVDTISGIVSRLLDHIPPETLVVDFGSTKEHICSSVSGHAHRQNFLAAHPIAGTEYAGPSAAFPDLLKGKIMILCETDKTGPDLCKKAYRAFEALEMQIRIMGPHEHDNQLAFVSHLSHISSFMLGKTVLDKMEDDKHILNMAGSGFASTVRLAKSSPSMWTPIMKENKENILEALNGYIENLASFRDHLVNDQYEELSKNMKNANQIGQILNFKS
- a CDS encoding pyridoxal phosphate-dependent aminotransferase, giving the protein MIAPAHRLANVKEYYFSKKLREVARLKAEGHPIINMGIGSPDLPPHPSVTEALNHSSAQPTSHGYQSYQGIPALREAIASFYQKHYAVSLSPTDEILPMMGSKEAIMHISLAYLNPGDKVLIPNPGYPTYSSVTELVGAKAVYYDLKEENQWLPDIGQLEELAQSGIKLMWINYPHMPTGANASREALEALVTFAKKHQILLVNDNPYSFILTQSPISILSIDGAKDIALELNSLSKTFNMPGWRVGMLCGQASYLQEVLKVKSNMDSGMFLGIQEGAIAALNLDQRWFDQMDAIYHKRREAVWKLAERVGAICERNSAGMFVWAKLATQTTPSALVDKLLYENHIFITPGDIFGSNGHGYIRFSLCVPENLIQEAFDRVNSTWTK
- a CDS encoding 3-phosphoshikimate 1-carboxyvinyltransferase, encoding MNNITLPVKNHFGEVTIPLPSSKSESNRVLIVDALTEGQNQISNLAEARDTQTMIRLLAEDPETLDVLDAGTTMRFLTAYAALTNRRKTLTGTPRMCERPIGILVDALRAIGAKIEYKGKEGYPPMETLGFEKQLTNKVQIRGDVSSQYISALLMNAPLLPEGLTLELTGKIGSKTYITMTLELMKQFGIAYSFEGNTISIAPQSYKNTSFAVESDWSGASYWFSLLACADEGSFFLKGLKENSLQGDSKIVEIMDKLGVQSEFKDDGILLTKKAITGLGSYDFTHCPDLAQTVAVTCALIGQKSQFTGLESLRIKETDRIYALQQELAKFNAKLEEGENGAFTVIPSTDIPANVTIETYDDHRMGMAFMPLVTKTSVTLLDKEVVNKSYPSFWKHCVLAGIEAQ
- a CDS encoding ComEA family DNA-binding protein; its protein translation is MKKRLRYFLQEYFGFTQRESNGFFLVIPVLVVLALVPKGFHWYQHREARAQYQEYLVKADSMFQAVKEDSVARYARVNRSFLAKDTGRWEAYQRKQATLNKMDFAAADSVVLQVVPGIGPTLAARIVKFRESLGGLHRKEQLLDVYGIKVPVAKRVFEYFTFTPAVDRYLYLNTAGIKDLAAHPYIRYGEAKVIVAYRGQHGAYARVEDLLRIKILSEDWLDRVKPYLKLEEAPVDQ
- the hemA gene encoding glutamyl-tRNA reductase, giving the protein MQHNFSAISLSYKNAPVEIREIIALDDKAIHSLLIKLKEFFNVKDTLILSTCNRTEVYYAHELDLSTEIIKLIGTEKGLHNVVSYLEYFTIIQDDKKAIEHLFKVSMGLEAQVVGDMQISNQVKRAYQASADMEMAGPFLHRLMHTIFFTNKRVVQETAFRDGAASVSYAAVELIEEITSNTINPRILLVGLGEIGEDVAKNMVYVPNAKVTITNRTYEKALQMGTELGYNVIPFDKVHQAMQEADVVVSSISSSRPFITKELVKAFDIKSYKLFVDLSVPRSIETIVEDVPGVLLYNVDNIQSKTTEALERRLAAVPQVEGIINESIDEFYNWKKEMMVSPTINKLKNALEQIRMEELERYMKNASEEEYAVIDKITKSMMQKIIKVPVVQLKAACKKDQAEEMIGIISDLFDLEKENTKHS
- a CDS encoding amidohydrolase, whose amino-acid sequence is MTKMKRFHTILFGIILLFSACAKKENVDLIVHNGLIYTVNGAFEQAEAFAVKDGKFIAVNSSETILKKYSAPNIMDLKGKFVYPGLIDAHTHFYRYGTGLKVADLTGITSFEALVKTVKAHRKAHPNQAWVLGRGWDQNLWPEKSFPEKSLLDEAFPNTPVLLTRIDGHAAIANQKALDMGEITATTDILGGKIILQNGEPTGVLIDNAIGMVSSKIPEISTAESRQALLDAQENCFAVGLTTVADAGLDKPIIDLMESMQKEGDLKMRIYAMVNPTEENMAYYFEKGPFQNESLTVRSFKIYGDGALGSRGASLLAPYHDAPDELGFLLNTPENFLSLAEDIHDHGFQMNTHCIGDSANRTLLNIYAKVLMKENDQRWRIEHAQVVHPQDVEKFATYHIIPSVQPTHATSDMYWAEDRLGEERVKHAYIYKDLLEQNGLIALGSDFPVESINPLFGFHAAVARQDANNWPTDGFQTENSLTRQEALKGMTIWAAYANFEENLKGSIESGKLADFIITSRDLMTAPHENLREIKVEATYIGGEKVY
- a CDS encoding ABC transporter substrate-binding protein, with the translated sequence MTTKPYMDQMGREVRVQGVPKRIVSLVPSQTELLVDLGLEQQLVGVTKFCVHPSGLRQKKAIIGGTKHFRFEVIDQLEPDLIIGNKEENYKEGIERLVAKYPVWMSDIFTLEDALEMMEGVGQLTGRNDMAKELVQEIGSRFRSGLEKKGTAVYLIWQGPYMAAGKKTFIHEMLAQAGFENLIGQDRYPEVTLEEIRELVPDVIMLSSEPFPFQAKHARVLQKEFPRAKVMLVDGEMFSWYGSRLRLAMDYFKSL
- a CDS encoding type I restriction enzyme HsdR N-terminal domain-containing protein is translated as MDICDMTAADYPFLKNPLNLPTTDFRMATESGKLTIFDALRKKFLILTPEEWVRQHIIYYLINFKKYPKSLFALEKGLEYNRLKKRFDILVLDRSGQPFLLVECKAPEVKLNQKVVEQVCVYNKTIKARFMAISNGLQHVCLAFDVTSGTYRQIREFPEF